One window of Vespa velutina chromosome 2, iVesVel2.1, whole genome shotgun sequence genomic DNA carries:
- the LOC124957878 gene encoding putative uncharacterized protein DDB_G0271606 isoform X1 has protein sequence MRLIALVIVAIAVVSIDRSAAEDVPDLSSNLDVPAAAMKLDKNLRRALLKALTDLETESVEERKNEAIAQAYTANQFQDVSSKKELNKKIGISQKSSFSFDGFPGDEEIPSEDKLQNSSFVQTDKYVIMSSSPSMTIEKATRNDARSFHAQNIITSDKNREINVGPKIEELNAKKSNVDSHVSYVNKIDNIALQSVTPLTEGLTGVASNGIAIANALPLPKPTVSSLTESPKINDTLTNDNKIIEKSEEVKIFQAPLVAAFTVQQDESGAPKSVVPIFRPTGDGQALTLQEQLEFKQKLLEKQLEELQQQQIQQTQFLIRQRQLYEQQLRQKQQQQLYLHEQARIKQIEEQTRLKQLEEQRLKQLEEQRLKQFEDPRIYRFQQQSVPLLQQKHRFFEQATNLLNIPTPIESNVRLQPSVSLEVPTVVVPPPFQVNFQDQLRFQQHRQQQQQQQQQQQQQQQQQQQRLHQSFGPITDFQPPVAASTRFNRQEAFNSVGNFGFNEKPSATRNTFTFGIPQRGPINFVYNPYVQYRQMRPQQTPAKQIQHLLYQSGIAGEIGNAEGSGGQEDLNIVSKVLALNVGAIPNKNLHFTTSNRANAGFVAKVPANA, from the exons ATGCGCTTG ATAGCATTAGTGATCGTTGCGATAGCAGTGgtgtcgatcgatcgatcggcaGCCGAGGATGTCCCAGATTTATCTAGCAACTTGGACGTACCAGCGGCTGCAATGAAATTGGATAAAAATCTACGCCGTGCTCTTTTGAAGGCTTTAACGGATTTGGAAACAGAATCagtagaagaaaggaagaacgagGCTATTGCTCAAGCATACACGGCTAATCAATTTCAGGatgtttcttcgaaaaaagaattgaataaaaaaatcggAATCTCTCAAAAATCTAGCTTTTCGTTCGATGGATTTCCTGGTGACGAGGAAATACCAAGCGAGGACAAACTTCAAAATTCAAGTTTCGTTCAGACCGATAAATACGTAATCATGTCTAGTTCACCCTCGATGACCATTGAAAAAGCTACGAGAAACGATGCTAGAAGTTTTCACGCTCAGAATATTATTACGTCTGATAAAAATCGAGAAATTAACGTAGGACCTAAGATAGAGGAATTAAATGCGAAGAAATCAAACGTTGACTCTCATGTCTCTTACGTTaacaaaatagataatattgcTTTACAATCTGTGACTCCATTAACAGAAGGTCTTACCGGTGTTGCCAGTAATGGTATCGCAATAGCAAATGCATTACCTTTACCAAAACCAACGGTGTCTAGTCTCACGGAGTCTCCTAAGATAAACGATACTTTaacgaatgataataaaataatagagaagTCCGAAGAGGTGAAAATCTTCCAAGCACCGTTAGTAGCGGCATTTACCGTTCAACAGGACGAAAGTGGTGCACCTAAAAGCGTAGTGCCTATCTTCAGACCAACCGGAGATGGACAGGCATTGACTCTGCAAGAACAATTAGAATTTAAGCAAAAACTATTGGAAAAACAGTTGGAAGAATTACAGCAACAGCAGATTCAACAAACTCAATTTCTTATCAGACAACGTCAACTTTACGAGCAACAGCTTAggcaaaaacaacaacaacaattgtATCTTCATGAACAAGCGAGAATCAAGCAGATCGAAGAGCAAACGAGATTAAAGCAACTGGAAGAACAGAGATTGAAACAATTAGAGGAACAACGATTGAAACAGTTCGAGGATCCAAGGATCTATCGGTTTCAACAACAATCTGTACCATTGCTCCAACAAAAGCATCGTTTCTTCGAACAGGCTACTAATCTCTTAAACATTCCAACGCCAATAGAATCCAACGTTCGTCTACAGCCTAGTGTCTCGTTAGAAGTGCCCACTGTTGTCGTTCCACCTCCCTTTCAAGTCAATTTCCAAGATCAATTGAGGTTTCAACAACATCgtcaacaacaacagcaacaacaacaacagcagcagcaacaacaacaacaacaacaacaaagatTACATCAGAGTTTTGGACCTATAACAGATTTCCAACCACCCGTGGCAGCATCGACGAGATTTAACAGGCAAGAAGCTTTCAACTCTGTCGGTAATTTTGGGTTTAACGAGAAACCTTCAGCAACTAGAAACACTTTTACTTTTGGTATCCCACAAAGAGGTCcaattaatttcgtttataatCCTTACGTTCAGTACAGACAAATGAGACCTCAGCAAACACCAGCGAAACAAATCCAACATCTTCTTTATCAATCAGGTATCGCTGGTGAAATAGGGAATGCTGAAGGCTCTGGTGGTCAAGAAGATTTAAACATCGTTTCTAAAGTTCTAGCATTAAATGTGGGTGCTATACCCAATAAGAATCTTCATTTTACCACAAGTAACCGTGCTAATGCCGGATTCGTCGCCAAAGTACCCGCAAATGCGTGA
- the LOC124957878 gene encoding putative uncharacterized protein DDB_G0271606 isoform X2 has product MRLIALVIVAIAVVSIDRSAAEDVPDLSSNLDVPAAAMKLDKNLRRALLKALTDLETESVEERKNEAIAQAYTANQFQDVSSKKELNKKIGISQKSSFSFDGFPGDEEIPSEDKLQNSSFVQTDKYVIMSSSPSMTIEKATRNDARSFHAQNIITSDKNREINVGPKIEELNAKKSNVDSHVSYVNKIDNIALQSVTPLTEGLTGVASNGIAIANALPLPKPTVSSLTESPKINDTLTNDNKIIEKSEEVKIFQAPLVAAFTVQQDESGAPKSVVPIFRPTGDGQALTLQEQLEFKQKLLEKQLEELQQQQIQQTQFLIRQRQLYEQQLRQKQQQQLYLHEQARIKQIEEQTRLKQLEEQRLKQLEEQRLKQFEDPRIYRFQQQSVPLLQQKHRFFEQATNLLNIPTPIESNVRLQPSVSLEVPTVVVPPPFQVNFQDQLRFQQHRQQQQQQQQQQQQQQQQQQQRLHQSFGPITDFQPPVAASTRFNRQMRPQQTPAKQIQHLLYQSGIAGEIGNAEGSGGQEDLNIVSKVLALNVGAIPNKNLHFTTSNRANAGFVAKVPANA; this is encoded by the exons ATGCGCTTG ATAGCATTAGTGATCGTTGCGATAGCAGTGgtgtcgatcgatcgatcggcaGCCGAGGATGTCCCAGATTTATCTAGCAACTTGGACGTACCAGCGGCTGCAATGAAATTGGATAAAAATCTACGCCGTGCTCTTTTGAAGGCTTTAACGGATTTGGAAACAGAATCagtagaagaaaggaagaacgagGCTATTGCTCAAGCATACACGGCTAATCAATTTCAGGatgtttcttcgaaaaaagaattgaataaaaaaatcggAATCTCTCAAAAATCTAGCTTTTCGTTCGATGGATTTCCTGGTGACGAGGAAATACCAAGCGAGGACAAACTTCAAAATTCAAGTTTCGTTCAGACCGATAAATACGTAATCATGTCTAGTTCACCCTCGATGACCATTGAAAAAGCTACGAGAAACGATGCTAGAAGTTTTCACGCTCAGAATATTATTACGTCTGATAAAAATCGAGAAATTAACGTAGGACCTAAGATAGAGGAATTAAATGCGAAGAAATCAAACGTTGACTCTCATGTCTCTTACGTTaacaaaatagataatattgcTTTACAATCTGTGACTCCATTAACAGAAGGTCTTACCGGTGTTGCCAGTAATGGTATCGCAATAGCAAATGCATTACCTTTACCAAAACCAACGGTGTCTAGTCTCACGGAGTCTCCTAAGATAAACGATACTTTaacgaatgataataaaataatagagaagTCCGAAGAGGTGAAAATCTTCCAAGCACCGTTAGTAGCGGCATTTACCGTTCAACAGGACGAAAGTGGTGCACCTAAAAGCGTAGTGCCTATCTTCAGACCAACCGGAGATGGACAGGCATTGACTCTGCAAGAACAATTAGAATTTAAGCAAAAACTATTGGAAAAACAGTTGGAAGAATTACAGCAACAGCAGATTCAACAAACTCAATTTCTTATCAGACAACGTCAACTTTACGAGCAACAGCTTAggcaaaaacaacaacaacaattgtATCTTCATGAACAAGCGAGAATCAAGCAGATCGAAGAGCAAACGAGATTAAAGCAACTGGAAGAACAGAGATTGAAACAATTAGAGGAACAACGATTGAAACAGTTCGAGGATCCAAGGATCTATCGGTTTCAACAACAATCTGTACCATTGCTCCAACAAAAGCATCGTTTCTTCGAACAGGCTACTAATCTCTTAAACATTCCAACGCCAATAGAATCCAACGTTCGTCTACAGCCTAGTGTCTCGTTAGAAGTGCCCACTGTTGTCGTTCCACCTCCCTTTCAAGTCAATTTCCAAGATCAATTGAGGTTTCAACAACATCgtcaacaacaacagcaacaacaacaacagcagcagcaacaacaacaacaacaacaacaaagatTACATCAGAGTTTTGGACCTATAACAGATTTCCAACCACCCGTGGCAGCATCGACGAGATTTAACAG ACAAATGAGACCTCAGCAAACACCAGCGAAACAAATCCAACATCTTCTTTATCAATCAGGTATCGCTGGTGAAATAGGGAATGCTGAAGGCTCTGGTGGTCAAGAAGATTTAAACATCGTTTCTAAAGTTCTAGCATTAAATGTGGGTGCTATACCCAATAAGAATCTTCATTTTACCACAAGTAACCGTGCTAATGCCGGATTCGTCGCCAAAGTACCCGCAAATGCGTGA
- the LOC124957880 gene encoding coiled-coil domain-containing protein 12 gives MSEDKVGSLVEEALKRKERLQALKKKNEEGKDAKADSPSKLPMPKFRSYKPQDESLKEKVLEDAKPGDVETEVQDQLSAAKTKVVIEELDISNLAPRKPDWDLKRDVSKKLEKLERRTQKAIAELIRERLKQDQHNLATMVNMMMVNTIEKEEQNRTLQ, from the exons ATGAGCGAGGACAAAGTAGGTTCATTAGTGGAAGAAGCTTTAAAACGCAAAGAACGTTTGCAAgcacttaaaaaaaagaatgaagaaggcAAAGATGCAAAGGCAGATTCTCCCAGTAAATTACCAat GCCAAAATTTCGTAGTTATAAGCCACAAGACGAAAGTCTCAAGGAGAAGGTTTTGGAAGATGCAAAACCGGGCGATGTTGAAACAGAAGTTCAAGATCAATTAAGCGCTGCAAAAACTAAAGTTGTTATCGAAGAACTT GATATAAGTAATTTGGCTCCACGTAAGCCAGATTGGGACTTAAAAAGAGATGTTTCTaagaaattggaaaaattagaaaggaGAACTCAAAAGGCAATTGCTGAATTAATCAGAGAACGTCTTAAACAAGACCAACATAATTTAGCGACGATGGTAAATATGATGATGGTaaatacgatagaaaaagaggaacaaaatAGAACTTTgcagtaa
- the LOC124957879 gene encoding carbonic anhydrase 1-like isoform X2 — translation MEFVLFISSFFLFCFLFFNFFLILFSLGTSHWGIDYHSCVGKHQSPINIEEHNVKNVSLIPLRFEKLNIPRTSFITNNGHTVMIKTNELEPAIVSGGPLGDNNYIFEQLHFHWGENDTKGSEDQINNHSFAMELHAVFYKQDYKSMTEAMKHPDGLAVFAYFYEVADKENPTYKPIVEALPTIEEVNSKHELKEPLLLEHLLITNISTMQNYFTYNGSLTTPPCLEVVTWVDFKDPQLLSHNQLAAFRNLCTSDGNKLTHNFRPVQPLSDRLVYHNIFNANNDVPINNENGKNKHNGGHYIRSDITMLILFVVSTLFATI, via the exons ATGGAATTCGTTttgttcatttcttctttctttcttttttgttttttattttttaatttttttttaattcttttttctttaggtACGTCGCATTGGGGCATCGATTATCATTCCTGCGTTGGGAAACATCAATCACCCATTAACATTGAGGAACACAATGTAAAGAATGTCTCCCTAATACCATTacgttttgaaaaattaaatataccaCGTACCTCCTTCATAACGAACAACGGACATACCG TGATGATTAAGACGAATGAGTTAGAACCGGCTATCGTTTCTGGTGGACCTCTTGGTGACAACAATTACATTTTCGAACAACTTCATTTTCATTGGGGTGAGAATGATACTAAAGGGTCTGAAGATCAAATCAATAATCATTCGTTCGCTATGGAACTCCATGCTGTATTTTATAAACAGGATTATAAGTCGATGACCGAGGCGATGAAACATCCGGATGGACTTGCCGTCTTTGCATATTTCTATGAG GTAGCCGATAAAGAGAATCCAACATACAAACCTATAGTTGAAGCATTACCAACGATAGAAGAAGTTAATAGTAAGCATGAACTTAAGGAGCCATTATTATTggaacatttattaataacgaatatttcaacaatgcaaaattattttacgtacAATGGCTCTTTAACTACTCCACCTTGTTTAGAAGTTGTTACGTGGGTAGATTTTAAAGATCCTCAGTTATTATCTCACAATCAg TTGGCTGCTTTTCGTAACCTCTGTACATCCGATGGTAACAAATTAACACATAATTTCCGACCGGTACAACCTTTATCAGATCGACTggtttatcataatatatttaatgcaaACAACGACGTACcaataaacaatgaaaatggaaaaaataagcACAACGGTGGACATTATATACGTAGCGATATAACTATGTTGATACTCTTTGTCGTTTCAACACTTTTCGCAACaatctaa
- the LOC124957879 gene encoding carbonic anhydrase 7-like isoform X1 encodes MMINIWTIFFGFLLIIKFSDGSPDFSYDGNHGTSHWGIDYHSCVGKHQSPINIEEHNVKNVSLIPLRFEKLNIPRTSFITNNGHTVMIKTNELEPAIVSGGPLGDNNYIFEQLHFHWGENDTKGSEDQINNHSFAMELHAVFYKQDYKSMTEAMKHPDGLAVFAYFYEVADKENPTYKPIVEALPTIEEVNSKHELKEPLLLEHLLITNISTMQNYFTYNGSLTTPPCLEVVTWVDFKDPQLLSHNQLAAFRNLCTSDGNKLTHNFRPVQPLSDRLVYHNIFNANNDVPINNENGKNKHNGGHYIRSDITMLILFVVSTLFATI; translated from the exons ATGATGATCAATATTTGGACAATATTTTTTGGATTTCTTCTTATAATCA AATTCTCCGATGGATCTCCAGACTTCAGTTACGATGGAAATCATG gtACGTCGCATTGGGGCATCGATTATCATTCCTGCGTTGGGAAACATCAATCACCCATTAACATTGAGGAACACAATGTAAAGAATGTCTCCCTAATACCATTacgttttgaaaaattaaatataccaCGTACCTCCTTCATAACGAACAACGGACATACCG TGATGATTAAGACGAATGAGTTAGAACCGGCTATCGTTTCTGGTGGACCTCTTGGTGACAACAATTACATTTTCGAACAACTTCATTTTCATTGGGGTGAGAATGATACTAAAGGGTCTGAAGATCAAATCAATAATCATTCGTTCGCTATGGAACTCCATGCTGTATTTTATAAACAGGATTATAAGTCGATGACCGAGGCGATGAAACATCCGGATGGACTTGCCGTCTTTGCATATTTCTATGAG GTAGCCGATAAAGAGAATCCAACATACAAACCTATAGTTGAAGCATTACCAACGATAGAAGAAGTTAATAGTAAGCATGAACTTAAGGAGCCATTATTATTggaacatttattaataacgaatatttcaacaatgcaaaattattttacgtacAATGGCTCTTTAACTACTCCACCTTGTTTAGAAGTTGTTACGTGGGTAGATTTTAAAGATCCTCAGTTATTATCTCACAATCAg TTGGCTGCTTTTCGTAACCTCTGTACATCCGATGGTAACAAATTAACACATAATTTCCGACCGGTACAACCTTTATCAGATCGACTggtttatcataatatatttaatgcaaACAACGACGTACcaataaacaatgaaaatggaaaaaataagcACAACGGTGGACATTATATACGTAGCGATATAACTATGTTGATACTCTTTGTCGTTTCAACACTTTTCGCAACaatctaa
- the LOC124957809 gene encoding F-box only protein 28 isoform X2 — protein sequence MKKMVSTRQSSSIGANNGGGSVNDIREVSPSRKHQASSSAGSSSTSSSVSPPSMCNLSLFDLPVEIIEKIFSYLNYNTVAHLRPVSHQMDRVCGNILNSAFQKLQAQMLSRFQAIKSQMPRRESARRNHPLACESDIIETLHMRLTLLQMCFGKHIERKHCCFFPGEILDEVFRILHYIKVTPKLARPYKVTDELFDLSTMAMEYFKERIEPMLPEIPYFGADFLDLAGTFPSSNVSKPFMCLDSAPLSVGSSKAGSGSGEEGSPPHSSEDPALLETNVSPPQSNMVLRKRIRKIKQGMKRYNSQLTLMRRDLRSCKAKIAEQQKQIVEYATRLDDNDKKNEETSRKFSTLLQELNKCKTELQYWRSKSPAIPVCVGCGQSMPVPTEDLQALVNQGVMPEVFGEGLDFIPIADAHSPTEVVQQATVTQSPSPGAPSEPAEMAPPKAPIPTDSLKRKSSVDETPSDSTKKPRRTAKSRQAKRSKL from the exons ATGAAGAAAATGGTGTCGACACGTCAATCAAGTAGCATAGGTGCAAATAATGGAGGTGGTAGTGTTAACGACATCAGAGAAGTTAGTCCATCGAGGAAACATCAGGCATCATCCTCTGCTGGATCTTCCAGTACATCCTCTTCAGTTTCACCTCCTTCTATGTGCAACTTAAGCCTTTTTGATTTGCCGGTTGAAATCATTGAGAAGATCTTTAgttatttgaattataataCTGTAGCACATTTACGTCca gtATCTCATCAAATGGATCGTGTCTGTGGAAACATTTTAAATTCGGCATTTCAAAAACTTCAAGCACAAATGTTAAGTCGCTTTCAAGCGATCAAATCTCAAATGCCTAGACGTGAATCCGCACGTCGTAATCATCCATTAGCATGTGAATCAGATATTATAGAAACTCTACATATGCGACTTACTTTATTACAAATGTGTTTTGGTAAACACATTGAGAGAAAACATTGTTGCTTTTTTCCTGGAGAg ATATTGGATGAAGTTTTTCgcatattacattatataaaggTTACTCCAAAATTAGCACGACCTTATAAAGTCACAGATGAATTGTTTGATTTGAGTACTATGGCTAtggaatattttaaagaacgaATCGAGCCAATGTTACCAGAAATTCCTTATTTTGGAGCTGATTTTCTGGATTTAGCAGGGACATTCCCTT CTAGTAATGTTAGTAAACCATTTATGTGCCTGGATTCTGCGCCCTTAAGTGTTGGAAGCAGTAAAGCGGGGAGTGGTAGCGGGGAGGAAGGTTCTCCTCCACATTCCTCCGAAGATCCTGCTCTCTTAGAAACGAATGTTTCACCTCCACAATCAAATATGGTATTACGGAAACggattcgtaaaataaaacaaggaaTGAAGAGATACAACAGTCAGTTGACGTTAATGCGTAGGGATTTAAGGAGTTGTAAGGCGAAAATAGCCGAGCAACAGAAACAAATTGTAGAGTATGCTACGCGTCTCGACGACAATgacaaaaagaatgaagagacATCTCGCAAGTTTAGCACACTATTACAG gaattaaataaatgcaaGACAGAACTACAATATTGGCGGTCTAAGTCCCCAGCGATACCTGTTTGCGTTGGTTGTGGTCAATCTATGCCCGTACCTACGGAAGATCTACAGGCTTTAGTCAATCAAGGAGTAATGCCAGAGGTATTTGGAGAAGGATTGGATTTTATCCCTATAGCGGATGCACATAGTCCTACGGAAGTTGTTCAACAAGCAACCGTTACGCAATCTCCATCGCCAGGAGCACCTTCGGAACCTGCTGAGATGGCACCACCTAAAGCACCTATACCAACGGATTCCTTAAAACGGAAATCTAGCGTGGACGAAACACCGAGCGACTCTACGAAAAAACCACGTCGTACTGCCAAGTCTCGTCAGG
- the LOC124957809 gene encoding F-box only protein 28 isoform X1 produces MKKMVSTRQSSSIGANNGGGSVNDIREVSPSRKHQASSSAGSSSTSSSVSPPSMCNLSLFDLPVEIIEKIFSYLNYNTVAHLRPVSHQMDRVCGNILNSAFQKLQAQMLSRFQAIKSQMPRRESARRNHPLACESDIIETLHMRLTLLQMCFGKHIERKHCCFFPGEILDEVFRILHYIKVTPKLARPYKVTDELFDLSTMAMEYFKERIEPMLPEIPYFGADFLDLAGTFPSASNVSKPFMCLDSAPLSVGSSKAGSGSGEEGSPPHSSEDPALLETNVSPPQSNMVLRKRIRKIKQGMKRYNSQLTLMRRDLRSCKAKIAEQQKQIVEYATRLDDNDKKNEETSRKFSTLLQELNKCKTELQYWRSKSPAIPVCVGCGQSMPVPTEDLQALVNQGVMPEVFGEGLDFIPIADAHSPTEVVQQATVTQSPSPGAPSEPAEMAPPKAPIPTDSLKRKSSVDETPSDSTKKPRRTAKSRQAKRSKL; encoded by the exons ATGAAGAAAATGGTGTCGACACGTCAATCAAGTAGCATAGGTGCAAATAATGGAGGTGGTAGTGTTAACGACATCAGAGAAGTTAGTCCATCGAGGAAACATCAGGCATCATCCTCTGCTGGATCTTCCAGTACATCCTCTTCAGTTTCACCTCCTTCTATGTGCAACTTAAGCCTTTTTGATTTGCCGGTTGAAATCATTGAGAAGATCTTTAgttatttgaattataataCTGTAGCACATTTACGTCca gtATCTCATCAAATGGATCGTGTCTGTGGAAACATTTTAAATTCGGCATTTCAAAAACTTCAAGCACAAATGTTAAGTCGCTTTCAAGCGATCAAATCTCAAATGCCTAGACGTGAATCCGCACGTCGTAATCATCCATTAGCATGTGAATCAGATATTATAGAAACTCTACATATGCGACTTACTTTATTACAAATGTGTTTTGGTAAACACATTGAGAGAAAACATTGTTGCTTTTTTCCTGGAGAg ATATTGGATGAAGTTTTTCgcatattacattatataaaggTTACTCCAAAATTAGCACGACCTTATAAAGTCACAGATGAATTGTTTGATTTGAGTACTATGGCTAtggaatattttaaagaacgaATCGAGCCAATGTTACCAGAAATTCCTTATTTTGGAGCTGATTTTCTGGATTTAGCAGGGACATTCCCTT CAGCTAGTAATGTTAGTAAACCATTTATGTGCCTGGATTCTGCGCCCTTAAGTGTTGGAAGCAGTAAAGCGGGGAGTGGTAGCGGGGAGGAAGGTTCTCCTCCACATTCCTCCGAAGATCCTGCTCTCTTAGAAACGAATGTTTCACCTCCACAATCAAATATGGTATTACGGAAACggattcgtaaaataaaacaaggaaTGAAGAGATACAACAGTCAGTTGACGTTAATGCGTAGGGATTTAAGGAGTTGTAAGGCGAAAATAGCCGAGCAACAGAAACAAATTGTAGAGTATGCTACGCGTCTCGACGACAATgacaaaaagaatgaagagacATCTCGCAAGTTTAGCACACTATTACAG gaattaaataaatgcaaGACAGAACTACAATATTGGCGGTCTAAGTCCCCAGCGATACCTGTTTGCGTTGGTTGTGGTCAATCTATGCCCGTACCTACGGAAGATCTACAGGCTTTAGTCAATCAAGGAGTAATGCCAGAGGTATTTGGAGAAGGATTGGATTTTATCCCTATAGCGGATGCACATAGTCCTACGGAAGTTGTTCAACAAGCAACCGTTACGCAATCTCCATCGCCAGGAGCACCTTCGGAACCTGCTGAGATGGCACCACCTAAAGCACCTATACCAACGGATTCCTTAAAACGGAAATCTAGCGTGGACGAAACACCGAGCGACTCTACGAAAAAACCACGTCGTACTGCCAAGTCTCGTCAGG